In Geotalea uraniireducens, one genomic interval encodes:
- a CDS encoding 50S ribosomal protein L11 methyltransferase: MCGRIFTPFTVGRFIIVPEDAPPPGGPELPLIMGKKGAFGSGEHETTASCLEELAQIPDLAGMHALDLGSGTGILAIAAVRLGAATVAAVDIDWRAAVSCAANIRLNGLEERIHSVCGELACVAGRQFDLLLANIYAEIHLALAPEMVQAVRPGGILLLSGIPLQDKFDIQRRFGALGCEQLNLRIMEDFVTLVLRKG, from the coding sequence ATGTGCGGACGCATTTTCACCCCCTTCACCGTCGGCCGGTTCATTATCGTGCCGGAAGATGCCCCGCCACCGGGCGGTCCGGAGCTGCCGCTGATCATGGGGAAAAAGGGCGCCTTTGGCTCCGGCGAGCATGAAACGACCGCCAGCTGTCTGGAGGAACTGGCGCAGATCCCCGACCTTGCCGGGATGCACGCCCTCGACCTCGGCAGTGGCACCGGCATCCTGGCCATTGCCGCCGTCCGGCTCGGCGCGGCGACGGTGGCGGCGGTGGACATCGACTGGCGGGCGGCCGTTTCCTGCGCCGCCAACATCCGGCTGAACGGCCTGGAAGAACGGATCCATTCCGTCTGCGGCGAGCTGGCCTGTGTTGCCGGCCGGCAGTTCGACCTGCTGCTGGCCAACATCTACGCGGAGATTCACCTCGCGCTGGCCCCCGAAATGGTCCAGGCGGTCCGTCCCGGCGGCATTCTGCTCCTTTCCGGCATCCCTCTCCAGGACAAGTTCGACATCCAGCGCCGCTTCGGCGCCCTGGGGTGCGAGCAGCTCAACCTGCGGATCATGGAAGATTTTGTCACCCTGGTGCTGCGCAAGGGTTGA
- a CDS encoding phosphoglucomutase/phosphomannomutase family protein, which yields MQIKFGTDGWRGVIARDFTFDNLSMVAQATMDYLQREELASRGLVVGYDRRFLSREFAERVVEIAAGNGIRVWLTDGYAPTPAVSWAVREFGAGAGVMITASHNPPAYNGFKVKEAFGGSARPATTSQLEELVAANQATGRPVVAIPFAAATAAGTVALFDAKAGYFRQLGHYVDLELIRAARIPVAVDPMYGAGAGFFGELLPGIHEIHGAENPAFGGQPPEPTEEHLTELAALVGSGSYRVGLALDGDADRIGAVDERGEFFSSHRIFTVLLRHLYERKGLRGGVVKTVSTTRMIDLLADKYGVPLHETPIGFKHICELMLDHDILMGGEESGGLGVKGHIPERDGILMGLLLLEAMAMTGKGLRQLLDETMAEIGTFYYQRLDLPIANGPKEQLVQRLRGGGLTTIAGRPVARENFRDGFKFIFGDGSWLLIRPSGTEPVLRLYSEAGDPATVGELLAAGREIAGL from the coding sequence GTGCAGATCAAGTTCGGCACCGACGGCTGGCGCGGCGTTATCGCCCGCGATTTTACCTTTGACAATCTCTCCATGGTGGCCCAGGCCACCATGGATTACCTGCAGCGGGAGGAGCTGGCTTCCCGCGGCCTCGTCGTCGGCTACGACCGGCGCTTCCTGTCGCGGGAGTTCGCCGAGCGGGTGGTGGAAATCGCCGCCGGCAACGGCATCCGGGTCTGGCTGACCGACGGCTACGCCCCGACGCCGGCGGTCTCCTGGGCGGTCCGCGAATTCGGCGCCGGTGCCGGGGTAATGATCACTGCCAGCCACAATCCTCCCGCCTACAACGGGTTCAAGGTCAAGGAGGCTTTTGGCGGCTCGGCCCGGCCGGCAACCACCAGTCAGCTGGAAGAACTGGTGGCGGCGAATCAGGCGACGGGCCGCCCGGTGGTGGCAATACCGTTCGCCGCGGCAACCGCCGCCGGCACCGTGGCGCTGTTCGACGCCAAGGCCGGCTACTTTCGGCAACTCGGCCACTATGTGGACCTGGAGCTGATCCGCGCTGCCCGGATTCCGGTGGCGGTCGATCCGATGTACGGCGCCGGCGCCGGCTTCTTCGGCGAACTTCTCCCCGGCATCCATGAAATCCACGGTGCGGAGAACCCGGCCTTCGGCGGCCAGCCGCCGGAACCGACCGAGGAACACCTGACCGAACTGGCGGCCCTGGTCGGCAGCGGCAGCTACCGGGTGGGACTGGCCCTGGACGGCGATGCCGACCGGATCGGCGCCGTCGACGAGCGGGGGGAGTTCTTTTCTTCCCACCGCATCTTCACCGTGCTGCTCCGGCATCTCTACGAACGGAAGGGGCTGCGGGGCGGAGTGGTCAAGACCGTCTCCACCACCCGGATGATCGACCTTCTCGCCGACAAATACGGCGTACCGCTCCACGAAACGCCGATCGGCTTCAAGCATATCTGCGAGCTGATGCTCGACCACGACATCCTGATGGGAGGCGAAGAGTCGGGGGGGCTCGGCGTCAAGGGGCACATACCCGAGCGGGACGGCATCCTGATGGGGCTCTTGCTCCTTGAGGCGATGGCGATGACCGGCAAGGGGCTCCGCCAACTGCTCGACGAGACGATGGCCGAAATCGGCACATTTTACTACCAGCGGCTCGACCTGCCGATCGCCAACGGCCCGAAGGAGCAGCTGGTGCAACGCCTCCGGGGCGGCGGCCTCACCACCATCGCCGGCCGGCCGGTGGCGCGGGAGAATTTCCGCGACGGTTTCAAATTCATCTTCGGCGACGGCTCCTGGCTGCTGATCCGCCCCTCGGGGACCGAGCCGGTGCTCCGGCTCTACAGTGAGGCAGGCGATCCGGCAACGGTCGGCGAGCTCCTGGCAGCGGGGCGCGAAATCGCCGGCCTTTAA
- the corA gene encoding magnesium/cobalt transporter CorA produces the protein MIKAFVRNEETFRPLVVEPPQLATLAAEELVWLDLLSPTSAECSAVEEAFGLGLPTRQESEEIEFSSRYWEDEGGITINSYFLVKQADGLANETVSFVLKGQVIVTIRFAELRLFTEFSRKLRLNPRVFHDGADILSGMLAMRVDMDADILEALSKEIVSIGRRDLKSFADPGTFLEYLTDYEDFNITIRDNLTDKQRVLSSLLKSTTISEGQKKEFSMMIKDVNSLIISANFNFDRLDYLQNLFLNYLGVEQNKVIKIFTVMSVIFLPPTLIASIYGMNFRHLPELELSYGYPLALVLIVVSAVLPLYVFKKKGWL, from the coding sequence ATGATCAAAGCCTTTGTCCGGAATGAAGAAACCTTCCGCCCCCTAGTCGTCGAGCCGCCCCAACTAGCGACCCTGGCGGCGGAAGAGCTCGTCTGGCTCGACCTGCTCTCGCCGACATCGGCGGAATGCAGCGCCGTCGAAGAGGCGTTCGGCCTTGGCCTGCCGACCCGTCAGGAATCGGAGGAGATCGAGTTCAGCTCCCGCTATTGGGAAGATGAGGGTGGGATTACCATCAACTCATACTTCCTGGTAAAGCAGGCCGACGGGCTGGCCAACGAGACGGTTTCGTTCGTCCTGAAGGGACAGGTGATCGTGACGATCCGCTTTGCCGAGCTGCGGCTCTTTACCGAGTTCTCCCGCAAGCTTCGCCTCAACCCGCGGGTTTTTCACGACGGCGCCGACATCCTGAGCGGCATGCTGGCAATGCGGGTCGACATGGATGCCGATATCCTCGAGGCGCTCTCCAAGGAGATCGTCAGCATCGGTCGCCGGGATCTCAAATCTTTTGCCGACCCGGGAACCTTCCTCGAATACCTCACCGATTATGAGGACTTCAACATCACCATCCGCGACAATCTGACCGACAAACAGCGGGTCCTCTCGTCACTGCTGAAAAGCACGACCATCTCGGAAGGGCAGAAGAAGGAGTTCAGCATGATGATCAAGGACGTGAACTCCCTGATCATTTCAGCCAATTTCAACTTCGACCGGCTCGATTACCTGCAGAACCTTTTTCTCAATTATCTCGGGGTCGAACAGAACAAGGTAATCAAGATTTTTACCGTCATGTCGGTGATCTTCCTGCCGCCAACCCTGATCGCCAGCATCTACGGGATGAATTTCCGCCATCTTCCCGAACTGGAGCTCTCTTACGGCTACCCCTTGGCCCTTGTGCTGATCGTCGTCTCGGCGGTCCTGCCGCTTTACGTTTTCAAAAAGAAAGGATGGCTGTAA
- the ppk1 gene encoding polyphosphate kinase 1, whose product MPSPRPHTDPEATAPPPPLAPDLFLNRELTWLEFNRRVLHEATDSRTPLLERLKFIAIVSANLDEFFMKRIGGLKQQVGAGLQYLTVDGRTPRQQIDECSAVVRELEGAKLQLLDNLLALLRREGIELLTYADLTARERKQLRDFYFRNIYPLVTPQSIDPAHPFPFISNLSLNLLVTLRYPKEAERSLARVKIPVGTGMPRFIRIGSSSRFIPLEELIRHNLDMLFPEMEVVSCALFRVTRNANTERNEEQADDLLAMIESELQDRRFAPIVRLEVAAGMEVVHRGMLAAELALDEAADVYEATGMLAQRDLFEIAALEYPALRDPPHHPVDHPRFLTERNIFHVIRDAGSLLLQHPYESFATTVERFLLEASADPKVRAIKMTLYRTSSESRIIDCLVNAASNGKQVAVVVELKARFDEAANIRLAERMEEAGIHVTYGVVGLKTHCKVILVVRQDYDGLRRYVHIGTGNYHPGTARIYADLGLLTSDDDFGRDATELFNYLTTGYTPKRHYAKLLPAPKHLKRALLAKIDREAALHSEKSPGLIQFKMNALEDAEIVAALYRAAQRGVRIELIVRDSCRLRPGVPGLSETVRVVSIVGRFLEHSRVYYFRNGGAEEYFISSADAMKRNLEYRVEVMAPVEAPELCRELRTILDLHLRDRRNAWEMQSDGSYRQLAPAAGEEGAGSHDQLIALAEKRLKAGARLKKKKTRGPVGRNLR is encoded by the coding sequence ATGCCCTCTCCGCGCCCGCACACCGATCCGGAAGCAACGGCTCCTCCCCCCCCGCTGGCTCCGGACCTGTTCCTCAACCGGGAGCTCACCTGGCTTGAATTCAACCGCCGGGTCCTCCACGAGGCGACCGACAGCCGGACGCCGCTCCTCGAACGGCTCAAGTTCATTGCCATCGTCAGCGCCAACCTGGACGAATTCTTCATGAAGCGGATCGGCGGTCTGAAGCAGCAGGTCGGCGCCGGCCTGCAATACCTGACGGTGGATGGCCGCACCCCGCGGCAGCAGATCGACGAGTGCTCGGCGGTGGTCCGGGAACTGGAAGGGGCCAAGCTGCAGCTATTGGACAACCTGCTGGCGCTGCTGCGCCGGGAGGGGATCGAGCTGCTCACCTACGCCGACCTGACCGCCCGGGAGCGGAAGCAGCTGCGCGATTTCTACTTCCGGAACATCTATCCGCTGGTCACCCCCCAGTCGATCGATCCGGCCCACCCGTTCCCATTCATTTCCAACCTGTCGCTCAATCTGCTGGTCACCCTCCGCTACCCGAAGGAGGCGGAACGGTCGCTGGCCCGGGTAAAGATCCCAGTCGGCACCGGAATGCCGCGCTTCATCCGGATCGGCAGCAGCTCGCGCTTCATCCCGCTCGAAGAGCTGATCCGCCACAACCTCGACATGCTCTTCCCGGAGATGGAAGTGGTTTCTTGCGCGCTGTTCCGGGTGACCCGCAACGCCAACACCGAGCGGAACGAGGAGCAGGCCGACGACCTGCTGGCGATGATCGAATCGGAGCTGCAGGACCGGCGCTTTGCGCCGATTGTCCGCCTGGAGGTAGCGGCAGGGATGGAGGTGGTACACCGCGGGATGCTCGCCGCCGAGTTGGCGCTGGACGAAGCCGCCGACGTCTACGAGGCGACCGGGATGCTCGCCCAGCGCGATCTCTTTGAAATTGCCGCCCTCGAGTACCCGGCGCTCCGCGATCCCCCCCACCACCCGGTGGATCACCCCCGTTTCCTGACCGAGCGGAACATCTTCCATGTCATCCGCGACGCCGGCTCGCTCCTCCTCCAGCACCCCTACGAATCGTTCGCCACCACCGTCGAGCGGTTTCTCCTCGAAGCGTCGGCCGATCCCAAGGTTCGGGCGATCAAGATGACCCTCTACCGGACCTCCAGCGAGAGCAGGATCATCGACTGCCTGGTCAATGCGGCAAGCAACGGCAAGCAGGTGGCGGTGGTGGTCGAGCTGAAGGCCCGTTTCGACGAAGCGGCCAATATCCGGCTCGCCGAGCGGATGGAGGAGGCGGGGATCCATGTCACCTACGGGGTGGTCGGGCTGAAGACCCACTGCAAGGTGATCCTGGTGGTTCGTCAGGATTACGACGGCCTGCGGCGCTACGTTCATATCGGCACCGGCAACTACCACCCAGGGACCGCCCGGATCTACGCCGACCTGGGGCTGTTGACCAGCGACGACGACTTCGGCCGCGACGCCACCGAGCTGTTCAACTACCTGACCACCGGCTATACGCCGAAGCGCCACTACGCCAAGCTCCTGCCGGCCCCCAAGCACCTCAAGCGGGCGCTGCTGGCGAAAATCGACCGGGAGGCGGCCCTCCATTCGGAGAAGAGCCCCGGCCTGATTCAGTTCAAGATGAACGCCCTGGAAGACGCGGAGATCGTCGCCGCGCTCTATCGGGCCGCCCAACGCGGGGTACGGATCGAGCTGATCGTTCGGGACAGCTGCCGGCTCCGGCCGGGGGTACCGGGACTCTCGGAGACGGTGCGGGTGGTGAGCATCGTCGGCCGCTTTCTGGAACACTCCCGGGTTTACTACTTCCGCAACGGCGGCGCCGAGGAGTATTTCATCAGCTCCGCCGATGCGATGAAGCGGAACCTGGAATATCGGGTGGAGGTGATGGCGCCGGTGGAGGCGCCGGAGTTGTGCCGGGAGCTGCGGACGATCCTCGATCTCCATCTCCGCGACCGGCGCAATGCCTGGGAGATGCAGTCGGACGGCAGTTACCGGCAGCTGGCCCCTGCCGCCGGCGAGGAAGGGGCGGGGAGCCACGATCAGTTGATCGCCCTGGCGGAAAAACGGCTCAAAGCGGGTGCCCGGCTGAAGAAAAAGAAAACCCGCGGCCCGGTCGGCCGCAACCTCCGCTGA
- a CDS encoding LexA family protein has translation MHSEISMVATGIGRRIKALRQAKGLTQKEFSDSLGIVQGFLSSIERGKKSPSDTLLIALCHYYGINKEWLTTGRGEMVRLPERAGGAPTGGTPLLKAVPADFPTAIPPEAIQEVVALPDVPPGCYALVCYGDFMAPTIHDGDLVIFRPHGELGHGVIVLVTNRWGEAILRRYRVKEGEVYLSPDNAAYTPFRPDPETRILGTVVQVWRKVKL, from the coding sequence ATGCATTCAGAAATATCAATGGTGGCGACAGGTATCGGGCGGCGGATCAAGGCGCTTCGGCAGGCCAAGGGATTGACACAGAAGGAGTTTTCCGATTCGCTCGGCATTGTGCAAGGCTTCCTCAGTAGTATCGAGCGGGGGAAAAAAAGTCCGTCAGATACCTTGTTGATCGCCTTGTGCCATTACTACGGAATAAATAAGGAGTGGCTGACAACCGGCCGGGGGGAGATGGTCCGCTTGCCGGAGCGGGCGGGTGGGGCGCCTACCGGCGGCACCCCGTTATTGAAGGCTGTCCCGGCCGATTTCCCGACCGCGATCCCGCCGGAGGCGATCCAAGAGGTGGTTGCGCTGCCGGACGTGCCGCCGGGATGTTATGCCTTGGTCTGCTACGGTGATTTCATGGCGCCGACCATCCACGACGGGGACCTGGTGATCTTCCGGCCGCACGGTGAGCTGGGGCATGGCGTTATCGTTCTGGTCACCAATCGGTGGGGCGAAGCGATTCTCCGCCGCTACCGGGTGAAAGAAGGCGAGGTCTACCTGTCGCCCGACAACGCTGCCTATACCCCGTTCCGGCCCGATCCTGAAACGCGGATTCTGGGGACGGTCGTCCAGGTCTGGCGCAAAGTGAAGCTCTGA
- a CDS encoding c-type heme family protein gives MSWFGSMKINGKFSLILTVFFAILLATNAVDDYLRQQGLVLRDAADNARILARQIIQARDYMSSVVRNEPETNYNLVPQVVATQIAKRITEGSKFYVRQVSLRYRNPDNRPDPFETKELESFAHGGAKETYGVVNEGGRRMFRYMLPMEAQQSCLRCHGRYEDAPRFVQVRFPKGHPSYNYRVGEVIGAVSVSIPMADLYRQIGVNLKRDLAYISGLFLLILLVMSALIHRFIIDPVRSVAASITRVAATGSFSDRIPKRSGDEIGELVDAFNELMAELDRKTKQRTESEDRYQNVLEMAQSAIVTFLADGKLVITNQKAERLFGLPKGELLGASIYNFIEDGETVQAAVAEFLRRGSGGMVGTATLHRVHDIRGEVAEVEMALSMSKSDDNPLFTAILRELSGKRSG, from the coding sequence ATGTCCTGGTTCGGCTCCATGAAAATCAACGGCAAGTTTTCCCTGATCCTTACCGTTTTCTTCGCCATTTTGCTCGCTACCAACGCCGTCGACGACTATCTCCGCCAGCAGGGGCTGGTGCTCAGGGATGCGGCGGACAACGCCCGGATCTTGGCCCGACAGATCATCCAGGCCCGCGATTACATGTCGAGCGTGGTCCGCAACGAACCGGAGACCAACTACAACCTGGTGCCGCAGGTGGTTGCCACCCAGATTGCCAAGCGGATCACCGAGGGCAGCAAGTTCTATGTCCGCCAGGTGTCGCTCCGCTACCGCAACCCGGACAATCGTCCCGATCCTTTTGAAACGAAAGAGCTGGAAAGCTTTGCCCACGGCGGCGCGAAAGAAACTTACGGCGTAGTGAACGAGGGGGGGCGGCGGATGTTCCGCTATATGCTGCCGATGGAGGCGCAGCAGTCCTGCCTGCGCTGTCACGGGCGTTACGAGGATGCGCCGCGGTTTGTCCAGGTCCGTTTCCCCAAGGGACATCCTTCCTACAATTACCGGGTCGGCGAAGTGATCGGCGCCGTGTCGGTTTCCATTCCGATGGCCGACCTCTACCGGCAGATCGGCGTCAACCTGAAGCGCGATCTTGCCTACATCAGCGGTCTCTTCCTGCTGATCCTCCTGGTGATGAGCGCCTTGATCCATCGGTTCATCATCGATCCGGTCCGGTCGGTAGCGGCTTCGATCACCCGCGTTGCGGCCACCGGCAGCTTTTCCGACCGGATTCCCAAGCGTTCCGGCGATGAAATCGGTGAACTGGTCGACGCGTTCAACGAACTGATGGCGGAGCTGGATCGCAAGACCAAGCAACGGACCGAATCGGAGGATCGTTACCAGAACGTCCTGGAGATGGCCCAGTCGGCCATTGTCACCTTTCTGGCCGATGGCAAGCTGGTTATCACCAACCAGAAGGCGGAAAGGCTCTTCGGTCTGCCGAAAGGGGAGCTGCTCGGCGCTTCGATCTACAATTTCATCGAGGACGGCGAAACGGTCCAGGCGGCGGTTGCCGAGTTCCTGCGGCGGGGGAGCGGTGGGATGGTTGGTACGGCGACGCTCCACCGGGTGCATGATATCCGGGGAGAGGTAGCCGAAGTGGAGATGGCATTGTCGATGTCGAAATCGGATGACAATCCGCTCTTTACCGCCATTCTCCGGGAGCTGTCGGGCAAGCGCTCCGGCTGA
- a CDS encoding AAA family ATPase, producing the protein MEQLTIDGIALSLAGPVDLSLQWVGQDELLQQLLAAWMVIDERDLPFNPRLIGKPGVGKTTLAYAAARRLGRPVYLFQATMDTRPEDLIITPVIGPDGKIQYAASSLVAAMLKGGVLILDEGNRMSEKAWASLAPLLDDRRYVESIITGLRVPAHRDFRIVVTMNEDASTFEIPEYIHSRLQPQIFIDFPEADEELLILRENLPFAPPQILQYVVDFLQRAHAADELYSVRDGINIARYALKMTAATGQKTAALLPLAVERVLGDEALRYLH; encoded by the coding sequence ATGGAACAGCTGACGATTGACGGAATAGCCCTTTCCCTGGCCGGGCCGGTGGACCTGTCCCTGCAGTGGGTCGGGCAGGACGAACTGCTGCAGCAGCTTTTGGCTGCCTGGATGGTGATCGACGAGCGGGATCTCCCGTTCAATCCCCGGCTGATCGGCAAGCCGGGAGTCGGCAAGACCACCCTTGCCTACGCCGCCGCCCGGCGGCTCGGCCGGCCGGTCTATCTCTTCCAGGCGACCATGGATACCCGGCCCGAAGATCTGATCATCACGCCGGTGATCGGCCCCGACGGCAAAATCCAGTATGCCGCCTCGTCGCTGGTCGCGGCGATGCTCAAGGGGGGAGTGCTGATCCTCGACGAGGGGAACCGGATGAGCGAGAAGGCCTGGGCGTCGCTGGCGCCGCTTCTCGACGACCGGCGTTACGTGGAGTCGATCATCACCGGGCTGCGGGTCCCGGCCCACCGGGATTTCCGGATCGTCGTCACCATGAACGAAGACGCTTCGACCTTCGAGATTCCCGAGTATATCCATTCACGGCTCCAGCCCCAGATCTTCATCGACTTTCCCGAAGCCGACGAGGAACTCTTGATCCTCCGGGAAAACCTCCCCTTCGCTCCGCCGCAGATTCTCCAGTACGTGGTCGACTTCCTCCAGCGGGCCCACGCCGCCGACGAGCTCTACTCGGTCCGCGACGGGATTAATATTGCCCGTTACGCCCTGAAGATGACCGCCGCCACCGGCCAGAAGACGGCGGCACTTCTTCCGCTGGCCGTCGAGCGGGTGCTCGGCGACGAAGCGCTGCGGTATCTCCACTAG
- a CDS encoding protoglobin domain-containing protein, translating to MITMQVLKAHYLFTEDDAELLASLRPLAAASKEQLADRFYDYLLGIPETAQFIREPATLEKLKQTHQNWFLTLFDGIYDNQYLHNLQKIGSAHVRVGLNAHYVNVGMNIVRQFALNLIQDNFTDLTERKRLREAVEKILDINLDIMTASYREEEMRKVFVSRRLESKLIKAAERFTHGLNLVLVVALVGVSLSVVGLFIWELLHILEGSIERGILSALGTLLILWMMIELMDNEIKNLKGGRFNILVFIGVIIVALIREILISTLRHDALETQVFLAGTLLILGIVYFLVSKSQQASPS from the coding sequence ATGATAACCATGCAGGTCCTCAAGGCCCACTACCTCTTCACCGAAGACGACGCCGAACTGCTCGCCTCGCTCCGGCCACTGGCCGCCGCCAGCAAGGAGCAACTGGCCGATCGTTTTTACGACTACCTGCTCGGCATCCCCGAAACCGCCCAGTTCATCAGGGAGCCGGCGACCCTCGAAAAACTGAAACAGACCCACCAGAACTGGTTTCTCACCCTTTTCGACGGTATTTACGACAACCAGTATCTCCACAACCTGCAGAAGATTGGCTCCGCCCACGTCCGGGTCGGCCTCAACGCCCATTATGTCAACGTCGGCATGAACATCGTCCGACAGTTCGCCCTCAACCTGATCCAGGACAATTTCACCGACCTGACCGAGCGGAAACGGCTGCGCGAGGCGGTGGAGAAGATTCTCGACATCAACCTCGACATCATGACCGCCTCCTACCGGGAGGAGGAGATGCGCAAGGTCTTCGTCTCCCGCCGCCTGGAGAGCAAGCTGATCAAGGCCGCCGAGCGGTTCACCCACGGCCTCAACCTGGTCCTGGTGGTCGCCCTGGTTGGCGTTTCGCTGTCAGTGGTCGGTCTGTTTATCTGGGAACTCCTGCACATCCTCGAAGGAAGTATCGAGCGGGGAATCCTCTCCGCCCTCGGCACCCTGCTGATCCTCTGGATGATGATCGAACTGATGGACAACGAGATCAAGAACCTGAAGGGAGGACGGTTCAACATCCTCGTTTTCATCGGCGTGATCATCGTCGCCCTGATCCGGGAGATTCTCATCTCCACCCTCCGCCACGACGCCCTCGAAACCCAGGTTTTCCTCGCCGGCACCCTGCTGATCCTCGGCATCGTCTACTTCCTGGTCTCCAAGAGCCAGCAGGCTTCCCCGAGTTAG
- the hemH gene encoding ferrochelatase, translated as MSGGAKSDKTAVLLLQMGGPDSLDAVEPFLVNLFSDRDIIKIGPAFLQPLIARLIAKRRSRKAERNYEEIGGKSPLRELTEAQAQALETLLGDGYRCFVAMRYWKPSTIDALAAIKREGISRIIALSLYPHYSRATTGSSVNELKRVLGAAGVSFEVVYIDRFYNHPGYIDALEEKIREGLAAFHPLAEVELLFSAHSLPQSFIDAGDPYLDQIKETVRLVMERFDGVPYHLAFQSRAGPVKWLEPSTEEMLATLAAHDCKSLLVVPLSFVSDHIETLHEIDIQYAMEAHKLGFARFLRAPSLNDSPTFIACLAELVRQAATTAGD; from the coding sequence ATGAGCGGGGGAGCGAAGTCCGACAAGACTGCCGTCCTCCTGCTGCAGATGGGGGGACCCGATTCGCTCGACGCCGTCGAGCCGTTTCTCGTCAATCTCTTTTCCGACCGGGACATCATCAAGATCGGTCCGGCGTTTCTCCAGCCGCTGATCGCCCGGCTGATCGCCAAGCGGCGATCGCGCAAGGCGGAGCGGAATTACGAGGAAATCGGCGGCAAATCGCCGCTGCGCGAGCTGACCGAGGCGCAGGCGCAGGCGCTGGAAACGCTCCTCGGCGACGGGTACCGCTGCTTCGTGGCGATGCGCTACTGGAAGCCGTCGACCATCGATGCCCTGGCCGCCATCAAGCGGGAGGGGATCTCCCGGATCATTGCCCTCTCCCTCTATCCTCACTACTCCCGGGCTACCACCGGTTCGAGCGTCAACGAGCTGAAACGGGTGCTGGGGGCGGCCGGGGTCTCGTTCGAGGTGGTCTACATCGACCGCTTCTACAACCACCCCGGCTATATCGACGCCCTGGAGGAAAAGATCCGCGAGGGGCTGGCGGCGTTTCATCCCCTGGCCGAGGTCGAGCTCCTCTTTTCCGCCCATTCGCTCCCCCAGTCGTTCATCGACGCCGGCGACCCCTACCTCGACCAGATTAAAGAAACCGTCCGGCTGGTGATGGAGCGCTTCGACGGGGTGCCGTACCACCTCGCTTTCCAGTCCCGGGCCGGGCCGGTCAAGTGGCTGGAGCCGTCGACCGAGGAGATGCTGGCGACCCTGGCCGCCCACGACTGCAAGAGCCTCCTGGTGGTTCCCCTCTCTTTCGTCTCGGACCACATCGAGACGCTTCACGAGATCGACATCCAGTATGCGATGGAGGCGCACAAACTTGGCTTCGCCCGGTTCCTCCGCGCTCCATCGCTCAACGATTCGCCGACCTTCATCGCCTGCCTGGCCGAGCTGGTGCGCCAGGCGGCGACGACGGCGGGAGACTAA
- a CDS encoding aldo/keto reductase, with amino-acid sequence MKRITLGRTGISIFPLIYGTLPLGPLQAGLSPAEGGQLIRHAFERGITMLDTATMYDTYPHVREGLAGWRGEVTIATKTHAADAATARAHVERGLRELGRERLDIVHLHGARIADPFTERAAVFEELLRLKDEGKIGHVGLSSHYISAIRKAADHPEIEVVHPLINRTGMGILDGSAAEMAAAIAACAAAGTGVYAMKALAGGNLISEARASIGYVMGLAGVHGVAIGMLSPAEVEANILLFEEGRSEEETWQELERRRRRLRIMDQFCTGCGNCAEGCASKALSVVDGKATLDESLCILCGYCAAACPQFIIRVV; translated from the coding sequence ATGAAAAGGATTACGCTCGGCAGAACCGGCATCAGCATTTTCCCGCTGATTTACGGCACACTTCCCCTGGGGCCGTTACAGGCGGGACTTTCACCCGCCGAAGGGGGGCAATTGATTCGCCATGCCTTCGAACGGGGAATCACCATGCTCGATACTGCGACGATGTACGATACCTACCCCCATGTCCGGGAGGGCCTGGCCGGCTGGCGGGGTGAGGTGACCATCGCCACCAAGACCCATGCCGCCGACGCGGCGACTGCCCGTGCTCACGTGGAGCGGGGGCTGCGGGAGCTGGGACGGGAACGGCTCGACATCGTTCATCTGCATGGTGCCCGGATTGCCGATCCGTTCACCGAACGGGCGGCGGTGTTCGAGGAGCTGCTGCGGTTGAAGGACGAGGGGAAGATCGGTCATGTCGGGCTTTCCTCCCACTACATCAGCGCGATCCGCAAAGCGGCCGACCATCCCGAGATCGAGGTGGTCCACCCGCTGATCAACCGCACCGGGATGGGGATTCTCGACGGCTCGGCGGCGGAAATGGCGGCGGCGATCGCCGCCTGTGCGGCTGCCGGGACCGGGGTCTACGCGATGAAGGCGTTGGCGGGGGGGAACCTGATCTCCGAAGCGCGGGCGAGCATCGGTTACGTGATGGGGCTGGCCGGGGTGCACGGGGTGGCGATCGGGATGCTTTCCCCGGCCGAGGTCGAGGCCAACATCCTCCTCTTCGAGGAAGGGCGGAGCGAGGAAGAAACCTGGCAGGAGCTGGAGCGCCGCCGGCGCCGGCTGCGGATCATGGACCAGTTCTGCACCGGCTGCGGCAATTGCGCCGAGGGATGCGCCAGTAAGGCGCTGTCGGTCGTCGACGGCAAAGCGACGCTCGACGAATCGCTCTGCATCCTCTGCGGTTACTGTGCCGCCGCCTGCCCGCAGTTCATCATCCGGGTGGTGTGA